The Nyctibius grandis isolate bNycGra1 chromosome 9, bNycGra1.pri, whole genome shotgun sequence genome segment CCTCATGGGTGGAAGTGTGTTTGCAGCACAGGGGAGGTTAACATCAGTGTAATTGGGATGATTCAggtaattttcttctctctataACCCTTTCCAACAACTGTATCGACAAGATGGCCAGCCTCAGGCTGACCCCAGTAGCGTTGGAGGAGCGAGGAGACAAGTGCCTGACATCAGGCATTGAGTGACAGAGGAATCTCTGTGCTCCCTGGTTTAAAAACCAggaggttttctttgttttcagcaaCCTGGGCAAATCATAAACGGTAATAAGAAAATCGGTCATGGGCAGGGCAAAACTCGAGTCATTTGGCACTGTGGCCGTAGGACCAGAGGACTCACAAAAGTCTCCACCGTCTGCCTCCAGCCAAGCTGCTCCGTAAGCCAAAGGGCAACTTTGGCAAGAGTGTCAGGACCCGCATCGCATTTGATCCAGGGAATGATTTTCTTTGGGAAGCTGCTTTGCCCTCTTCAGCTGGCTCAGTTCCCTCGCCTTTGCACAAATGGGATTTAGATGTAGTTATCCCTGGCAGCTTTCATACCTGGCCTCCTGATCCATAGCCCTTTCCTCTTCTGATAACTTCAGAGagtacctttttttcctttatctgtgCTTTACTGGCAAACAACAGAAAGTTTGTGTAAGCAGGAGGGAAATGGTTCCTCCTTAAGGTCTGAGCATCTCAAACAAATGCATGTGCTGCTTCACGTTCAGCATGCTAATGCTTCACTCTATTGCAACATGTCTCCGACTCTTCCCCTGTCCTGGCACACAGGTCACTACTTTTCATATCAATTCTGTAACCTACCTGTAGGTACagatacttctgaaaaaaagatccAAAACTTAGTGTTTCTCTTCCCTgcaatgctgcttttttccaaaTAGTTGCAGTAAGAACAGAGCAGtggtttttcagtgtttttttccccccagtaaaaatttcaccattttttccccttaggaCTTAGCTACCAAAGAGCATTTTCTCATCATTTTGCAAAATCAGAATTGCTTGATGTCTAGAAACAGTGTTTGAAATCTGAAGTAGAGAACATGGGCTGTGAAAGTCAATGTGGTTTCAACTGCACCTGCTAGGCACGGGAGCCTGTGGGAGATACCTATGTATAGGTTTTTCACCCCCCACCCGCCTCTTTCTTCATAGAACTAAAATTTAATTACAGAgcttggaaaattcttcaaatgGCGTAGAGGCTGAGCTAAATAAAACAATGACAGGGAAATGATAGCAAGGTAGGAACGTGAATTGCAAAAACACCTCATACTTGAGATTTTTGTATTACTCAAAGGTTTCATTCAGCTCCTGTTTAAATGGGAGTGGGTGTGTGGGGGTTGATGGGGGTGAATACTCATTATTTCCTGCAAgatggagaagacagaaaaggttGCTTTAAATATAATTCATGGGCTAATGGGTAAATCTACCTGGTTATTATATCCTCCTCCTAAATCTTTGGCTGGAGCTAAGTAATGTCATCTGATTGTTGCTTGGCGCCTGGTGCTCAGAAGACCCCTTTACTAAACACTTTTAAGTAAAACTACAAGTAAGGTCCTGGCAGAAATTGTTTGGCATTTAACCTTGGTGATAAGCTTTGGATTAAAATAGTGTTCTGTAAAAATAgtgcttttttaattattattttattgtttccttTAACACAAAGGAGGGAGTGACAGGAGTGagtatttttgtgttcttttttggTCGCCAGTTGAATTTTACAGAATTGTAAATCTAAACGATGTGAAGGTGGATCAGAAAGAGTTTGTCACAGTATCTGGGTAGTTGCAGTCACGATTGAGGGATGGATACGGTATGCTGTGTGTTTTCCTGCAGGAACTGGCCAGTATGGCTTTCAACCTTGTGAACGCAGGCTGAAGGAGGGGGGAATAGGCTCTAGTCTCTAACGCACTTGAGGGCAGAAACTGAGGTCAATATTGTGagtaggaagaagaaaaattttgccAAGTACTGCAGTGTGTGAAGTGCTATCAGTAGTGGGTATATGAAGGTTAATGAGCtaaatctgctttgttttgggttttttaattgtgtAATTCTTTTGTATacaattgttttaaataataataataataaaaaagattcTTGAGATAAAGTTTCGATTACAACTTCTCTGGTAGCTGTCCCAGAGAAGTATTGTGTTTGCTTTGGGTAACTGAGCAgatcttcctttttcaaattaaaagctTAATGAGAGACAAGCAGTTAACCAGTACAACTCACTGCAGTATAaattcttgaaaaaataaagtctcCTCTCTCAGAGGTGTCAAATGAGGTCAAACCCCAGTTTTTGAAAGGGAACCAAGTTCTTGAGTGTGTGCTTCAATATGTTTTTACAAATTGTAGACCGTGATTCTCttctggggttttggggtggctgttttccttttgtttccataATTGTCTATATATCCTCTCCCAAGTGCTCCTCAAAGACACGTAATTTGTGATAAATTACCACTCTAGCCAGATACTGGGGTTGTTTATGCCTTCAGTGTAAAATATCTTGTAGTAACAACATTTTATAGTCTgccatgtttttttaatctcatttcagTGTGCTGTGTTTTTAAGACAAGCAGCTCATCAGTTGAGACTTAAGTGAATTGTTTTAGTGTTACATCAGTCAGTATTCTTTTAGATCTAAAGCTAATTAGATAaggatttgctttttaatattttcttaatgcaaATCATTGCATGTATCATGCTGTCTGGTAAGAACATACAGTGCAAATGAAAATCATGAAATCAGGTAGGTTGTTTGAAATTTATGTCTATGGCCAGAGTTCGTACTAATACATGTATATATCTTTATCTGCTTTATTTGTTAAACTTCTTTGTATAAACTTCTTTGTTTAAGTACAAAGCTACACCCAGGAGAAGTTCAGTGGGATGTATGTTTTAACTTTCTGGTCTGTGCTGTAACCCAGTTTTCAGGTAGTGATACTATGAAGTATGTCGTGGCTTATATCCCGTACTCTTCATCCACTGATGGATTTTGAATTTCCCTTCGATTGATTGTCCCCGTATGATTTTCATCAAATGAAGCAGCGATTTGGCCAGCATTACTGATGCAGCGAATACTTCCCACAGGGCTACTCACATATcactcttttctccctctcaccTCCCTGCAGCTCAGGGCAAAGCTGCTTTGGGTCTGCTCGAAAATTGTATAAAGTCTCCCGTTTTAGATGGTTTCTTCTCATACATGGATTTGAGAACTGAGCACCTTCAGAGCTGGACTTCCaccacagtcttgcttatccAGGGTGAGGACAGGGACCTGgaggtggggcaggggggacacGCTGCAGCCCGGTGCCTGGGAGCTGTAGGGGTGGCATGTGGGGCAGGGCGGTGAGGCCCTCGGTCCCTGCGGATCTGTGTCTGGGCTCATCTGTACCTCTTAGCatccagctggagctgggggaggaCCTGCTGTGCTCTTTTGGAGTACGCTTAGAGTTACgatggtttgttttgtttacatttttattagtgTCCTATTCCCAGCTGATCATCATATACCTTTTTGTCCTTTGAAAGGTGTGGGGAAGGCATTTGTTGCATCATATACTCTGATACTTGTACTGTCCATCCCGTTACTGTGCTGTGTGATGGGATGGCCATTGTGCCAAGGGGATACTGGCATTGTCTGAGCTTCAATTTCCCATACTTCCTACAAGGCCAGTGCCCAATTTGGGTCCCTGAATCACGTCACTCCGTTTTGCACAGAGAAGGTCTATCTCCTGGCTTAGCACCAGGCACGGACCTATCCGGTCGCCTCTGTGTGTCCTTCCACCCTAGACAAGGCAAGGCGGCAGGTACTGCTCCAGGATAGAAACCCAAGCCTCTTTCCTTCCTACCACGCAGCACACCTCCAGAGAACCCAAGGGCAGTTTTGGCCGCCTCTTACTCTGTGTATCTTCTGTCTTGAAATCTGTGAAGGTAATACTGTACAGTGAGATTGGTGAAGGGCAAATGACAGCAGTTTCCAATTAGATTTCCCGTTTGAATAGCTCTTCCGGGTGGTATTTCCAGCACTCACTGATGGCCTGTCAGGGCTTAATGGCTGGCTGGGTTGTTTCTGATGATGTTTCATGTGCTATAGCATCAGTGCTTCTGTAGTAAAACGTCACAGTAGCAGTCAGCCCTCTCCCCCTTCATCAGTCTTTGGCCTGACAACTCTGATGGCATGGGACACTACTTCAGCATAGAGGCAGGCAGCTGTGCCTCTGGCCAAGCTAGCAGTGGGACATGATCCAGGTCCAGAGGGATGTGGCAGGAGCCCCACCAGGCAAAACAACCACAACCATTAGCTAGATGGGCGTTCTGGTAGGCACATCAACCATCATTGACGTGAACTGCTTTGATGGTGGGGGATTTCCAGCAGCAAATCTCttgtctcttctccctctcaGCAGCAAGACCATGGGATGTGGTGTGCTTTTTCTCATCAGTGTCGATGCCTTGGCATCAAAGGATGCTTGGGGTTCAGGGCACTAATGCAGACTTGTGGTTGAGTATAGTTCCTGGAGTCTCCTGCAGAAAGAGTCAGAGAAAGAAGCTCCATTCAAGTGGgtaggctttgtttttttcataagaGTTGGTGTTTTGCACAACCTGCCTTTTAGCCCATCTTTCTAGTACTCCTACACTTAGGATCTGTCCTTGAAGGGAAGTTCAGAGAGGGTAAATGCACTACTTTGTATCGTAGAGAGTATCAGGGCAGGTATGTACTGCATGGCGATGGGCACTTGAACATGCAGCATCCATGTGCCAGGTGAACAAGGCATCTCCAGCTCCACTTCCAGTGAAACGAgtccctcttctttcccttaGCATTCCTAGCAGGATTTTGTATGCGCCTCTTTATAATGCAGAATATGTGCTGctctgattaatttttttacttctgatcATTCAGTACTGCGCATAAACAGATGTGCGTGTAGAGAAGTGCCCCCTGTTAGTCAGGAACTGTTAAGCCATATGGCGTGTGAGGATGGAATATTACAGCTATGGGGTGTGAGAACCTCCTGTTCAGCAACCAGGTTCACATGGAGTGAGTACTGTGTTAATATATTCTTGCCAACACTGTCAGTTCCGTCATCTGGCAAGTCAGCCTAAGTGGTGGCGTGGATTTCTGGACCGTTCCTTTTCCGCTGAGGTCCTGCTTCTGTTAAGTCAGTTCTGAGAGCTTGTCTTCCCACTTAAAAACTTCATAAAGGTACGGGTGAAAAAGCGGAGGATGCTCTAAGCTGCCTGTACTGTTCTTAGATACTGTAGATAGAGCGAAGATGCAGTTGGCCCTATTGCATGTCCAGTGGTATTTCTTCACCCAATTTCTTTTAGTGACCTGTCTCCTGGAGAATCACAAGAGTAGGAAAGTCCGAGAGGCTTCATGTATCAGGtgcatggtttagtggtggacttgtcagtgttaggttaatggttggacttgatgatcttaaagttctcttccaaccaaaacgattctatggttGTACAAGCATGGAAACGGGTGTGCTTGCAGCAGAGTTAAAAGTCACTACACAGAATATTGCCTTTAGCAGGTGCTGTATTGTACCAAAATAGCTGCTCCTTTCCCCTAAGAAGTGCAGGCAGCCTGTCTCTAAGGAGGAAAGGGATTTCTGCAGCCCTAAAGAGCTGGTTTCTTTTAGCAGTCAGTCCTTGCAGGGTTCCTCTCCGCACCTGGCTCCTACTGCCCAATGCCAAGGTGTCAAGCATCTTACAGGGATCTCTTGTAATGGATGCTTGTAATTTATGCTCTCTATTTCTTCCAAAGCACAGATCTGTACCTCTCTTGAGAAGAGCCATTAGTGGTGGGTATTTGTTCCCCAAAgtgcatttatatttttgtttccacaGCTATGATTTTTTTGGCCTTAAACTGTGTTTCAGACTTCTTTGAGATTCAGAGCACTTTGCATGTAGTTCATGAACATCTCTGTGATGCACTTTATCAGTTCGAAAACAAAAACACGGATGATATTGCTGATGGGTCATAGTGCTGCTTTGATCCTTTGATTTGGGGCTTGAACCATGAGATAACCTTTATCCTTTTGCTGATAGAAAAACTCACTGGCAGAAAACCAGGCCATCCAATCAGgaagtctacaactacctgaagggaggttgtagtgaagtgggagttggcctcttctcccaggcaactagcgataggacaagaggacacagcctcaagcttcgccaggggaggttcaggttggacatcaggaagaatttctttacagaaagggttattagacattggaatgggctgcccagggaggtggtggagtcaccgtctctggatgtgtttaagaaaagactggacatggcacttagtgccatggtctagttgacagggtggtgtaagggcaacggttggactcgatgatccctgaggtctcttccaacctgactgattctgtgaagtgttgGAAGCATGGTGCTGGGGCCAAGGAAATATCGATGCATTCCAAGGCTAGCTATAGCACAAAGGCTGTGTTACTGCTTTATTCTGGTGTGATGTGATGTCCAGCAAAAGTTTTAGTGGCAGGGTATAGCTAAATGTTGATCAAGACATGGGACAAAATccaaattttcttaaaaaagggAGACATGCAGCTGACATAGTCAAGCTAGAAGCAGGCACAGGTAGCTTGAGGAGGGGACATGTAAGCTTTGATGAtttgtgtttccattttaaGTATCTTACCATGTATTTCAAATTTCAGAATGGGTTGCTACATGCCCCTGCAAGGAAAAACAGCTCTCtccccatttttaaaacaagcttcACAGTTAAAAGAAACTACTCGCTACTTTTCAGACCTTCTTAGCAGTATTAGTGCAAAGTCATGGTGCATATTGTGGTGCTCAGCTTTCACCTACTGTtaacaaaaaactaaaaaagacTCAATATTAAAGTCCTTGAACAGTGAACGACCTTTATTTACATGGGGCATTAAATTCATgaactgctgctctgctggaaaCTTCATTTTATGTAGCTCTTTGCTGAGTGGACTGTACCAGCACACTCATGCCCTTCAAAGGCACGCTTGTTTTGTTTACTGGCAAACCTGGAGCTGCTCTCTTTGACAAGGTGTGTTGTTTAAAGCAGGAGTGTGCCTTGCTGCAGTACGTCAGGTCATGGCAGTGAGGCTTTGTACCCTCTTGAGTAAAAGCAGAGCTTGACTTGGCGGGCAGAGGATGCCAGTGCTTCTGTGGCCAGTGCTCTCCAGGCAGCTCCTACGCACTGGGACACTGCATTCAAAACCTCTTTGTCTGTTGTGTGCATTGGTTTTTTATATTCTAGCCAGCACGTGAAACTGGGAGCTGGAAATCCAGCCAGAAGCACTTTTCTGTGAACCCCCCTACACGCTTGAATCTGCAGCACAGGCCACTCGGTGTGATTGTGTTGAACATATTTAATAACAGGCTGTAAGCGTGTGAGGCAAGGTTCAGACTCAGAATAACATTACAGGAATGTAGCATCTGTCTGACATCCCGGCTTGGACAAGTATCAAGTGAGGAAAGTATGTCAGAATTTCGCTTGGCATCTCCATGCCTTATAAAGTACCAGAAGTGTGTACTTTTCTGTAGATGCAGAGGTTACATAGTCCCATAGGTTTTCTGTAGAGGGCTACAGGTGTAAGCGTGTTCCCTCTGAACCACTTTAACAAATGAGTGACTTGGATGATGAATTTTTAATTCTCTAGGCTATAAtaaaggactggaaaaaaaaaaaaagcagtgattgATTATGTGCTTAATTATGTGCTAGCTGCAATATTGTGCAGTTACCCAGGGGAGGCAGGAATGAGTATTTGGCCAGAGCTGCCACAGGGCACGCAGCTTTTGTAACAGCTCCTGCCATAGCCTCGCCTCTTCGATCCGGTAAGGACAgcttcccttccttctctgaaaCCATGGCCAGATCTTGGCTGTGCCGCTAGCTGGGACCCGGCCTCCTGGCACCGGCGACCGGTCAGACGCAGTCTCTTTGTTCCTACGGTGCTAGCTGGCGATGGCAAACTCTTTGTTCAGTTCAGTCCCCAGAGGAGATCCCGGGCGGAGCACGGACATGATTGCAAGGGCTCGCGCGGTCGCCTCAGTTCTCATACAGCACGTCAGGATCAGGTGCTGGGTCTCGGGGAGAGCGGTGCGCCTTTTGCTTGATGCAAACTTGATCCTGCGGGTGCTTATGTGGGAATCCACCACCACTGTAGTCCTACGTGAGTCCCTCTCTGACGTGCTCGGGGTAATTCTGATTGTGCTTTCCTCTAGGAGGACTTTCGGAATAAAGTTGAAGATTACATTAAACGCTATGCGAGATGATGAAGGGAGATGGATGGCAGGACCCTGACTTCCACACTAGAGTTGTCCTTAacttcaacaacaacaacaaaaccagcccGGATTGTACTAGTCCTGTGTCCATGTTgtactgaagaagaaaactaaCTTCATAACTTGTCCATGTTAAAAGGAGAGTTCAGCATAAATACAGCAAGAAATTGTGTATGTTGGTTGAAAAAAGTTGTttgcttacttttaaaaatgtttactcTTCGGAACTGTACTGTATATCCTGTTGATGAGATATGCTTGAGAAGTTAAATCACTATTGAAATTgtaattacactttttttaacTCTTGCCTAGtttggaggggggaaggaaaaaaaaaaaccacacaaacagaaaaggggGCATGTTTTTTGGAACGCTTCAAGTTGGCAATAAAATGGTCTCCTGTGAACCAAATCACAATACTGTTGCCTTTGATGAGCAGAAACAATACAAGCTTTTTCCAAGAGTCATTCAACTAAGGCTTAGAGCTTGCCGGAATGCAAGTGCTAAATGAAATGCTACTTCTGGTATTGAAATTCTTGATGATGTTTAATGTAAGTATGTTTTTGTCACACATTTGGAAATTTTACATTGTTATTTTCAGCTCCTGTTTGGGctacagttttttttttgtttctatttgttGTGTGAAGTcgttaaaagaaatacaggctAATCTGTAACTTAAGTAAATGTGTAGTATTagtaaaattatatatattatatatattatatatttctgtgaaaaattaatgaaagggagaattttttttaagaaatctgcCTTTGGCTCTCTGATCTGGATGTGGTGAGGGAGCATCAGACACTGTTCGATCTGATGAAAGTAAATTCAAGCATCGTTACCTGGAGAACACCTAATTGTGTTCTTCAAACTTCTGCACTGAAAGTGAAGGACTAATAACGCAGCTGAGAATAATAACGCACTGCACCCTCTTTTAAACACCCGTGCGCGCCTGGCTTTTTGGGTAATTTGAAAGGATATGATGCTCTAATTGCCTTTTCTGTAAGTAGCTGTATATCAAACACGTAGTACGTGCAAGCAGAGATCCTTCAGAAGAGAGTAGCGTGTGCCTCAGGAATCACTTCAGAGTAAATGCTGTGAGAAGGCTGCTGCCTGGCGCTGCCGGAGCTCCCCGCTGCTCCAGGCGATGCCGGGGGGCAATTGGCCTGGCCTCAGAGACTGAAACGCATTTCGCTCGTGGGATCATGCAGAGGAGGTGCAATGGAACAGATTCAAGCTTTTATAAATAGATAAACCatagaaataaatgtttgtgtGGTTTCATACGGAGCAAGTGTGTGTGTGACGCTTGGGCATTGACTGTTGGGTTTTTATCCCCCCAAATGAtcatatttccttctttcctctgtaGACACTGACAGAAACCAAAATTGTCTCCATCATTAACGTGGCAGAGCTGGGTTGCAATTTTTAAGCATGGTGCAGCCTTGTTTGTTAAGTTTTCCCTGTGCCTTTTCCCTTACAGCTTCAAAGGCTCCCGTACGCGTTACTGGAGGTCTAGGAAGGCagggaaatgaaatgcagagatCGGCGTGCAGGAGGAGAGCCTTATCGTGAGCTTCATCTTCGGATACTATTGCCACTGCGTCCATTTAAAATGCAACATGGATCACATTATTTTAAGCAGGCAACTGCAGTCAGAGATTGTTGCTGCCAAAATGGTAATGTCAGGGAAGGTAAGGAATAAATCactcaaagaaacagaaaagtttcaaaatatGTCCAGTTTTTGCATATTGAATCAGAACGATTCTGTTGTTTTCAAGCTGAAAACGCTGAATCAGTTTGCCGGCAGAAAGCTGAGTGCTCCTTGCTCTAGTGGCACCCTGGTACTGTTATCACCTCCCATCCTTCAGCAAAAGGGGTAAAAGTCCCTGTTTCCTCGGCTGCCACCCATGCCTGGCTCCCTGCTCTTGCCTGGAAGCCACTGCAGATGCACCCAGGGCAGAACAAATGCAGGGTGCTGCTCCAGAGAGCCAGGAAGAGTAGTGTCGGAGCACGGCAGGCTTGGGGTACCAGCAGCCCCTGTGAGCACCGAGCTAGAGCTGCAGTCATCAcagcccctccctgcctccccacaCCGTCCTGTTCTATAATCCCTTCACCCTGTTTTTGCTTACCTACAGGAGATGAGCAGCATGTTCAAGCTGGGATACTATTAAATATGTGCAAGAAGGCTTCAGCATCAGTTTTTTCCCATCCAGAATAGAGGGGGGAGGGAAAATGTTACAGTGTCTCCTCATCCTAGAAGAGCCCATCAGCTCACAGTCcaggaaaataaactgaatcATTTTTTCATGAACACAAGGAGCTGGGTGTTTTTatacatgtatatttatttttatatgtatttatgtatatatttacatatatatttgtatagatGCAACTACTCCATCCAGCCACCCTCAATTTCTGGGCAGCATCATTCACTGCACATGGCCAAAATACTCCAACAGCAATTTCACAGGAGCTCACCGCTATCCTGCATCCCTGTGGAGCCCCTGCGATGGCAGAAAGCAAACTACCCTGTCTGTCCCCAAAGTGTCACCTTCCCTCGTCGCTGCTCAGTGGATGGGGGCTCGTAAGAAAATAGTGCTTGTGCAGGAGTTGGCTTCTCTAACTCCCATGTGGCTTTTGGAACAGcctcctgcttttttcttgGGGGTTTTAGTGATTGATTTTTATCCTAGGCAGGCAGCCGTCTTCCAGAAAGCCTCTGCAGCTCTTCCTGGCTGCAGGGACTATAGTCTCCAGAGCTCTGGCTGCTCCCCATCAAATaatgttgatttattttttttcttaattgttcaACCATCCCTGAAAAAGAGCCCCAGGTATCAaatggcaaattaaaaaaaatgctgcagcacCTTGGAAGAGGAGTCGGGACggggcaggctggggtgggCCAGGCAGATGGCTGGGTAGCCCGCTGCCCGCCACGTGCAATTTtgggttttggatttttttcttttttttttttgaaacgTGAGGGCAGGCGGGGGGGAGAGTGGTTGGGTCTCTGCAGGGCAGACCTTCCTGAGCCAGCAAGGCACTGAGGGGGGTCTGGAGTGGTCTGGAGCCATCGGGGATGGCAGGGTTGGGggttccccccccccatccctgatGCTGCCCAGTCTCCCACCAAGGGAGCCGACCCCACTCCTGGACCCTGCTGAAGGGAAGGACCCCTGACCTGCCCACCCacacccagggacccccagtgccaccccaaAGGGTGCCCATCAGGTGGAGGTCAACACTATTGGGGGGGGTGTCCTCTGGGATCACAGAGGCTCCTTTGGGGTAGTGAGGGGGGTGTCCGGGGGGGCCCATTGATCCACTTGGACTCCAGCCTTCACTGAGGGGGCGAGCGCTGAGGATTCGTACCAGAGACAGGAGCTGGTTTATGTAGGTATTTATTTAGGTAGGAAAAGCACCTTATTCACATTGCTTGTTAGCCCCAAGGCACCGCCAAGGCCACCAGCTCCTACTGCCGACTTTCACCAATTGTTCCCCAGCAAAACCCACCCAGTGCAGGGTGCAGGCCTCCTCCTTGTGCTGGGGGCCGGGGGAGAAGATGCCTTTCCtggtgtggggaaaaaaaaaggacaaaaagaggAAGCTGTGGTGGCACCCAGACCCGCCGGCACCTCCCGGCactgtggggctggcaggatTTCAACCCCCACCacccccttttattttttttttttctttaaaaattttcctcttctggcaTGCGATGCTGGGGGGGCCGGGAGGGAAGCGGCTGGGAGAGGCTGAGCGGAGCCACGGCAGTACCAATGCCTGGGGCGAGCCATGCTCCCCAGTACCCTGAGAGGGCTCCCTGCTGCCGGGGCAGCCCATGACGCCTCGCTGGCCACCAGCATCCCGTATCGCCAAACGACCATGTCTtaaatgatgtatttatttCGAAACCACCGGGCAAGCGGCACGTGCGTGGTGCAGAGGGTACCGGCGAGGGAGGAGTGGTGGCGTTGCTGTCTCTGCCTCCGCGGCTTGGTACCCCCCGTGATGCTCCTCTGCCAGGGTCTTCCCAAAAAACGTGCACACTCGGGTGGGGGGTCCCCTTGTCCCTCCCTTGCCCAGCAGCGGGGCATCCCTACACAATGCCCTCACTGCGTTTGCTCCTCCACACCACCAGCGCGGTCATCAGCAGGGTGACGAGGACGGGCAGCAGGATGAAGGGGCAGAGGACGCTGTTGGGAGGGTCGTGCAGCGCCCGGCCAGAGAGGGAGCAGTTCCTGAAGTACTGCTTGTGGACGGCCACAAAGAACTCGTCCACCAGCCGGTTGGGCCAGTAGCAGTTGAGCCTCTCGGCGATCAGTGCCGTGCAGTTCGTCAGCTCCCCGTAAGTGCTGCAACACAGACAAGGACACCGAGGTGGCACCAGGGTGGCACCGGGGAACAGCACCCAGACACCAGCACATCActctcctccccccaccccgtataatataaaatattatgtaCTTTCTATTATAGATGTGTGTGTTTGCTATTTGAGATTGTATTTGAGTTTgttgtttgaattttttaagtacttttttGAGATTGCAGGTAGAtgtgtataaaaatatgtttgggtgttttgttttgttttttttaattcccaggTTTTGCTACTTTGATCACACTTTTAAGTGCTTACCCACAGACAAAAAGCACAAGGAGTTTTCATTTAcagaagtaaatgaaaacagaaataatatttacagaaataactAGAagcaaggtgttttttttcatttggtttgtgTTAATTTTTACAGGATTTCATTACCAGATCGGTGCTATTAGAAAATACCGGTTGGATCCACATAAACCTCTGGCACCTTTAGGCAAAGACCTTCAGGGACCCCATCCTAAGCCGCAGAGCAGCTCGCCCAGCTGCCGACCTTTGGGGCACCATCCTTTAGCTTCCGCAGGTCCAGCcaaaagggaacagaaatcAGGACTTGACTCTACTTAAAATTCTCCATTTAATTCCCTAAAAACCAAGGCTTTTTGGAACCAACAGCATGCTTTTGAAGCTCGTCTTTCTGTAATTCACAGTAACCTGCTCTCCAGGTCTGCAGGACCACGCCCCATCCCACCTCTCAACAGCCAGCAAATCCTTTTTTTGAgggttggggttgggttttttccaaatatttggaaaatgagGCACAGCCCTGAGTGAGAAGCAGTGGGGAGTGAGAGGACAGCCCCTGTCCTGGTCCAACCAGCCACCCAAAGGACAGACATTACCATGGGTTTCAAATCCTACCTGCTTTAAAATTAGCTatgcataaaaaaaatagataattcCCACCCGACCCCAATTACTCACATCTAATCCTAGAGAAGCAGAGCTAATCAAAACCCAACCGTT includes the following:
- the RAMP1 gene encoding receptor activity-modifying protein 1 isoform X1, whose protein sequence is MALLPRRFLCFVLAHHFIAATACQEADYGWMIRHYCLKQFQLSMEGIGQQLWCDWDETLGTYGELTNCTALIAERLNCYWPNRLVDEFFVAVHKQYFRNCSLSGRALHDPPNSVLCPFILLPVLVTLLMTALVVWRSKRSEGIV